A region of Deltaproteobacteria bacterium DNA encodes the following proteins:
- a CDS encoding zinc-ribbon domain-containing protein: MIIRCKKCGTTYRLDDAKIKATGTKVRCSRCMHEFTVSLLAVTDIGELFGELSREQKVSD, from the coding sequence ATGATAATTAGATGTAAAAAATGTGGGACAACATACCGGCTTGATGACGCTAAGATAAAGGCCACGGGAACAAAAGTCCGATGTTCTCGATGTATGCATGAATTTACGGTATCTTTGTTAGCGGTCACGGATATAGGGGAGCTTTTCGGTGAGCTCTCTAGGGAGCAGAAAGTATCAGAC
- a CDS encoding MBL fold metallo-hydrolase — protein MEKIIDGVYFIPGQDEFIPDSHTYVVGEPTSRDLSLVDPGLMGKGEYKIEAIEKMGIELEAIKRVIMTHTHLDHIGCLSEILQQIPWAELWVHTLEAAPLEQGDERTVYGMDMFRGMCQMQYGLKPGAFTFQVHRHLQGGETLEIGGMVWEVIHVPGHSLGSIALYHRPQLILIPGDVVYADYAIGRFDLHGANASQLRQSLMRLAELEVDILLPGHNRIVKGPPAGYIRETASQWEPYLR, from the coding sequence ATGGAGAAGATTATAGACGGTGTATATTTTATTCCGGGGCAGGATGAATTTATTCCCGATTCACATACCTATGTGGTAGGAGAGCCGACATCCCGGGATCTTTCACTCGTTGACCCCGGTCTCATGGGGAAGGGTGAATACAAGATCGAGGCTATCGAAAAAATGGGAATCGAGCTGGAGGCCATAAAAAGGGTTATCATGACCCATACCCACCTGGATCATATCGGTTGTCTCTCTGAAATCCTCCAGCAGATTCCCTGGGCTGAGCTCTGGGTACACACGCTGGAAGCCGCGCCCCTCGAACAGGGGGATGAGAGGACCGTGTACGGTATGGATATGTTCAGGGGGATGTGCCAGATGCAGTATGGTCTGAAACCTGGTGCCTTTACCTTTCAGGTGCATCGTCACCTGCAGGGGGGCGAAACTCTGGAGATCGGCGGCATGGTCTGGGAGGTAATCCACGTTCCAGGACACTCTCTGGGTAGTATCGCCCTTTATCATCGTCCTCAACTGATCCTTATCCCGGGTGACGTTGTCTATGCCGATTACGCCATTGGCCGCTTTGATCTTCACGGGGCCAATGCCTCTCAGTTGAGACAATCGCTGATGCGGCTTGCCGAACTCGAGGTGGATATCCTGTTGCCCGGCCACAACCGGATCGTCAAAGGCCCCCCAGCCGGGTACATTCGAGAGACGGCCAGTCAATGGGAACCCTATCTTCGCTGA